From the genome of Deinococcus aerius, one region includes:
- a CDS encoding ABC transporter substrate-binding protein yields MKKAIAIVSLTAAFAAASQSQAVTITLACGAVGQELQLCKEGAARWSKKTGNTVKIFESPNLTNDRLGLYQQQLAARSSDIDVYQLDVIWPGLLSQHFVDLKGKVPASEIGQFFPRIVEANTVNGKLVSLPWFTDAGLLYYRTDLMKKYGYSAPPKTWAELATMAKKIQDGEKKANPTFTGFVFQGKNYEGLTCDALEWVNSFGGGTIVDQTGKITINNPKAAQALDTAASWVKSISPAGVTTYDEEAARGIFQAGNAAFMRNWPYAYALGQGEDSKVKGKIGVAPLPAGPGGKPSATLGGWNLGVSAYSKNQAAAIDLVRYLTSPAEQKIRAIEGAYNPTIPALYKDQAILKANPFFGSLYSVFTNAVPRPSAATKGKYNQVSQAFSSAVSDVLNGKSKGQQAVASLATNLARIKGRGF; encoded by the coding sequence ATGAAGAAAGCCATCGCCATCGTTAGCCTGACCGCCGCCTTTGCCGCCGCCAGCCAGTCCCAGGCCGTGACGATCACCCTGGCCTGCGGCGCGGTCGGCCAGGAACTGCAGCTCTGCAAGGAGGGGGCGGCGCGCTGGTCGAAGAAGACGGGCAACACCGTCAAGATCTTCGAGAGCCCCAACCTCACGAACGACCGCCTGGGCCTGTACCAGCAGCAGCTCGCCGCACGCAGCAGCGACATCGACGTGTACCAGCTCGACGTGATCTGGCCCGGCCTGCTCTCGCAGCACTTCGTGGACCTGAAGGGCAAGGTTCCGGCGAGCGAGATAGGCCAGTTCTTCCCGCGCATCGTCGAGGCCAACACCGTAAACGGCAAGCTGGTGTCGCTGCCGTGGTTCACCGACGCCGGGCTGCTGTACTACCGCACCGACCTGATGAAGAAGTACGGCTACTCCGCGCCGCCCAAGACCTGGGCCGAACTTGCCACAATGGCGAAAAAGATCCAGGACGGCGAGAAGAAGGCCAACCCCACCTTCACCGGCTTTGTCTTCCAGGGCAAGAACTACGAGGGCCTGACCTGCGACGCGCTGGAGTGGGTGAACTCCTTCGGCGGGGGCACCATCGTCGATCAGACCGGCAAGATCACCATCAACAACCCCAAGGCCGCGCAGGCGCTCGACACCGCCGCGAGCTGGGTGAAGAGCATCAGCCCGGCGGGCGTGACCACCTACGACGAGGAGGCCGCGCGCGGCATCTTCCAGGCGGGCAACGCGGCCTTTATGCGCAACTGGCCCTACGCCTACGCGCTGGGCCAGGGCGAGGACTCCAAGGTCAAGGGCAAGATCGGCGTGGCGCCGCTGCCCGCGGGCCCCGGGGGCAAGCCCTCCGCCACCCTGGGCGGCTGGAACCTGGGCGTGAGCGCGTACTCCAAGAACCAGGCGGCGGCCATCGACCTGGTGCGCTACCTGACCAGCCCCGCCGAGCAGAAGATCCGCGCCATCGAGGGGGCCTATAACCCCACCATCCCGGCCCTGTACAAGGACCAGGCGATCCTGAAGGCCAACCCCTTCTTCGGCAGCCTGTACAGCGTGTTCACCAACGCGGTGCCCCGCCCCTCGGCGGCCACCAAGGGCAAGTACAACCAGGTGTCGCAGGCCTTCAGCTCGGCCGTCAGCGACGTGCTCAACGGCAAGAGCAAGGGCCAGCAGGCCGTTGCCAGCCTCGCCACCAACCTCGCCCGCATCAAGGGCCGCGGCTTCTAA
- the otsB gene encoding trehalose-phosphatase, with translation MTLPAQLLTLAERPLLVLCDYDGTLAPIVPRPEEAWPEPGAREALSRLLAHPRHRAAIVTGRLAEQVRAFLNLPDLPVVGLHGMEWPGEELAARDPEAIRLITARLPDVPGLRLEDKGWTLAVHTREVSRERQADVEEALDAVTLPPGWEMISGKKVREFRPGGFGKGRAVERLARQDPHHLPVFLGDDVTDEEGFERLRARGGVTIKVGEGETAAEYRVESPAEVVALLRRWGGAAG, from the coding sequence ATGACCCTTCCGGCGCAACTCCTCACGCTGGCCGAGCGTCCCCTCCTCGTCCTCTGCGACTACGACGGCACCCTGGCCCCCATCGTTCCCCGCCCGGAGGAGGCGTGGCCGGAACCGGGGGCGAGGGAGGCCCTGTCGCGCCTCTTGGCCCACCCCCGCCACCGCGCCGCCATCGTCACGGGCCGCCTCGCCGAGCAGGTTCGCGCCTTCCTGAACCTCCCCGACCTCCCCGTGGTCGGCCTGCACGGCATGGAGTGGCCGGGTGAGGAGTTGGCGGCCCGGGACCCGGAGGCCATCCGCCTCATCACCGCGCGGCTCCCGGATGTGCCCGGCCTGCGGCTGGAGGACAAGGGCTGGACGCTCGCCGTCCACACCCGTGAGGTGTCCCGGGAACGGCAGGCGGACGTGGAGGAGGCGCTGGACGCGGTCACGCTGCCCCCCGGCTGGGAGATGATCTCGGGCAAGAAGGTGCGCGAGTTCCGCCCGGGCGGTTTCGGCAAGGGCCGCGCGGTCGAGCGGCTGGCGCGGCAGGACCCGCACCACCTCCCCGTCTTCCTGGGCGACGACGTGACCGACGAGGAGGGGTTCGAAAGGCTGCGCGCCCGGGGCGGCGTGACGATCAAGGTCGGGGAAGGGGAGACGGCGGCCGAGTACCGGGTCGAGAGCCCCGCCGAAGTCGTTGCCCTGCTGCGGCGCTGGGGAGGCGCGGCGGGCTGA
- a CDS encoding ATP-binding protein, with protein MTAESPNAISPLGVLPPPGPACVHLPLDVTPQELARYAVGLANARGGTVLVGADATGERDAGELHPLMVTHAIFELSGGRLTVNVQHHRQPGGARVLAVFVPQAPYVLAAPDGAVLAWDGAHLVPVTPAQSEPTPQQDYTAVVPPDASLADLDPHEVARLRGLGQRGGLAHLPDLDFLRELGLLVPSGGALRPTLAAILLAGTPAALKAHVPQAEVCFYHHQTPDVEFQFREDLLRPIPALLTRLAELIQARNRFTPVQVGLFRIEVWDQDEAVYREALLNALTHRDYTLRDAVHVHHYPDRLEIMNPGGLPGGITPGNILRHQPKRRNPLLAEVLARLGLVERAGVGVDKMYGLMLRCGKEPPEYTTYPDAVTLTLHSPGFDAEFVRFVARKQEEMQTLSLDMLIVLSLLAREGEATRASLARALQLPEDRTPRLLRGMEDHGLIARSGPGRGIAYTLSEEVRRALGRGAPEPRPAPPLAPEPAPGPSARPPRAPRAVPDPGGPTPAEVRAVALALVRERGRVRNRELREACGLNTQQAWRVLRRLVLEGHLVKRGTGTRDAAYEPRRG; from the coding sequence GTGACGGCCGAATCCCCCAACGCGATCTCCCCCCTCGGGGTGCTGCCCCCGCCGGGGCCGGCGTGCGTGCATCTGCCGCTGGACGTGACCCCGCAGGAACTCGCGCGGTACGCGGTCGGGCTGGCGAACGCGCGGGGCGGGACGGTCCTCGTGGGCGCCGACGCCACCGGGGAACGGGACGCGGGCGAGCTGCACCCCCTGATGGTCACGCACGCGATCTTCGAGCTGTCGGGCGGGCGGCTGACCGTGAACGTGCAGCACCACCGCCAGCCGGGGGGGGCGCGGGTGCTCGCGGTGTTCGTGCCGCAGGCCCCCTATGTGCTCGCCGCACCGGACGGGGCGGTCCTGGCCTGGGACGGGGCGCACCTCGTCCCGGTCACGCCCGCGCAGAGCGAACCCACCCCGCAGCAGGACTACACGGCGGTCGTGCCCCCCGACGCCTCGCTCGCCGACCTCGACCCCCACGAGGTCGCGCGGCTGCGGGGGCTGGGGCAGCGCGGGGGCCTGGCCCACCTGCCCGACCTCGACTTCCTGCGCGAGCTGGGGCTGCTCGTGCCCAGCGGCGGGGCGCTGCGGCCCACCCTGGCGGCCATCCTGCTCGCGGGCACCCCGGCGGCCCTGAAGGCGCACGTGCCCCAGGCGGAGGTCTGCTTCTACCACCACCAGACCCCCGACGTGGAGTTCCAGTTCCGCGAGGACCTGCTGCGGCCCATCCCCGCGCTGCTCACCCGCCTGGCCGAACTCATCCAGGCGAGGAACCGCTTCACGCCCGTGCAGGTGGGCCTCTTTCGCATCGAGGTCTGGGACCAGGACGAGGCGGTGTACCGCGAGGCGCTGCTCAACGCCCTCACCCACCGGGACTACACCCTGCGGGACGCCGTGCATGTCCACCACTACCCCGACCGGCTGGAGATCATGAACCCGGGCGGGCTGCCGGGCGGGATCACGCCGGGGAACATCCTGCGCCACCAGCCCAAGCGGCGCAATCCGCTGCTGGCCGAGGTGCTGGCGCGGCTGGGCCTGGTCGAGCGTGCGGGCGTGGGCGTGGACAAGATGTACGGGCTGATGCTGCGCTGCGGCAAGGAGCCGCCGGAGTACACGACCTACCCCGACGCGGTGACGCTGACCCTGCACTCGCCGGGCTTCGACGCCGAGTTCGTGCGCTTTGTGGCGCGCAAGCAAGAAGAGATGCAGACCTTATCCCTCGACATGCTGATCGTGCTCTCGCTGCTCGCGCGGGAGGGTGAGGCGACCCGCGCTTCTCTCGCCCGCGCCCTGCAACTCCCGGAAGACCGCACGCCGAGACTGCTGCGCGGCATGGAGGACCACGGCCTGATCGCCCGCTCCGGCCCGGGGCGCGGCATCGCCTATACGCTGAGCGAGGAGGTGCGCCGGGCGCTGGGCCGCGGCGCGCCTGAGCCCCGCCCGGCCCCACCTCTCGCCCCGGAGCCTGCCCCCGGCCCGTCCGCCCGCCCGCCCCGCGCCCCCCGCGCCGTCCCCGACCCCGGCGGCCCCACCCCCGCCGAGGTCCGGGCCGTCGCGCTCGCCCTGGTCCGTGAGCGGGGCCGCGTCCGCAACCGCGAGCTGCGCGAGGCCTGTGGCCTGAACACTCAGCAGGCCTGGCGGGTCCTGCGCCGCCTGGTGCTGGAGGGTCACCTCGTCAAGCGCGGCACCGGTACCCGCGACGCCGCCTACGAGCCCCGCCGGGGCTGA
- a CDS encoding MogA/MoaB family molybdenum cofactor biosynthesis protein: MTDAPPPQTASPATAHHAAAPRSVRVAVLTVSDTRTEETDTSGGYLLAELRAGGHEVVGYRIVRDEAPEIRAALEDFMREATVVLSSGGTGITGRDVTIPVVESLLTKPMPGFGELFRMLSYREVGGAAMLSRAVGGLAGGTLLFALPGSLNAVRTAWEGLLRDELGHLAFEVARHGQPGATGRVG, from the coding sequence ATGACGGACGCCCCGCCCCCGCAGACCGCGAGCCCAGCCACCGCGCACCACGCCGCCGCGCCCCGGTCCGTGCGGGTGGCGGTCCTGACGGTGAGCGACACCCGCACCGAGGAGACGGACACCAGCGGGGGCTACCTGCTCGCCGAACTGCGGGCCGGGGGGCACGAGGTCGTGGGCTACCGGATCGTGAGGGACGAGGCGCCCGAGATTCGCGCCGCGCTGGAGGACTTCATGCGGGAGGCGACGGTGGTGCTCTCCAGCGGCGGCACCGGGATCACCGGGCGGGACGTGACGATTCCCGTCGTGGAGTCGCTGCTCACCAAGCCCATGCCCGGCTTCGGCGAACTCTTCCGCATGCTCAGTTACCGCGAGGTGGGGGGCGCGGCCATGCTCTCCCGGGCGGTCGGGGGGCTGGCGGGGGGCACGCTGCTCTTCGCCCTCCCCGGCAGCCTGAACGCGGTGCGCACCGCCTGGGAGGGCCTGCTGCGGGACGAACTGGGCCACCTGGCGTTCGAGGTCGCCCGGCACGGCCAGCCGGGGGCGACGGGCAGGGTTGGCTGA
- a CDS encoding carbohydrate ABC transporter permease — protein sequence MTTNATPTSAAPTRRRGIEAARARQAIWLLLPTLIALAVVAGYPLYRTIFYSLYDANLTSPDQRTFLGLGNFWFTTDGVGTGFLQDPKWWTAVKNTLLFTVVSVFLETVFGMIIALVVNSAFRGRAFLRTAMLVPWAIPTVVSAQMWAYMYNDSFGLVGRGILGGQALLANTDTAIWALIAVDVWKTTSFMALLILAGLQSLPGDMYEAADMDGASKWTQFWRLTLPLLRPALLVALVFRSLDALRVFDIMYVMLGPVNAAQTSMTGYARQALIDNQLLGVGSAVAVAIFLIIMVIVVIYVTAFRVRFD from the coding sequence ATGACCACCAATGCCACACCCACCTCGGCGGCGCCCACCCGCAGGCGCGGCATCGAGGCCGCCCGCGCCCGGCAGGCGATCTGGCTGCTGCTGCCCACCCTGATCGCCCTGGCGGTCGTGGCGGGCTATCCGCTGTACCGCACCATCTTCTACTCGCTGTACGACGCCAACCTGACCTCGCCGGATCAGCGCACCTTCCTGGGGCTGGGCAACTTCTGGTTCACCACCGACGGGGTGGGGACGGGCTTCCTGCAAGACCCCAAGTGGTGGACGGCGGTGAAGAACACCCTGCTGTTCACGGTCGTCTCGGTGTTCCTGGAGACAGTCTTCGGCATGATCATCGCGCTGGTGGTCAACAGCGCCTTCCGGGGCCGGGCCTTTCTGCGAACCGCCATGCTGGTGCCGTGGGCGATCCCCACCGTCGTGAGCGCCCAGATGTGGGCGTACATGTACAACGACTCCTTCGGGCTGGTGGGGCGCGGCATCCTGGGTGGGCAGGCCCTGCTGGCGAACACCGACACGGCGATCTGGGCGCTGATCGCGGTGGACGTGTGGAAGACGACCTCCTTCATGGCGCTGCTGATCCTGGCGGGGCTCCAGAGCCTGCCGGGCGACATGTACGAGGCCGCCGACATGGACGGCGCGAGCAAGTGGACCCAGTTCTGGCGCCTGACCCTGCCGCTGCTGAGGCCCGCGCTGCTCGTCGCGCTGGTGTTCCGCAGCCTGGACGCGCTGCGCGTCTTCGACATCATGTACGTCATGCTGGGGCCGGTGAACGCCGCCCAGACCAGCATGACCGGCTACGCCCGGCAGGCCCTGATCGACAACCAACTGCTGGGCGTGGGCAGCGCCGTCGCCGTGGCGATCTTCCTGATCATCATGGTGATCGTGGTGATCTACGTGACCGCCTTCCGGGTGCGGTTCGACTGA
- a CDS encoding carbohydrate ABC transporter permease gives MNLQKTNPALYYIQRVLFYLLVLVIAVYLLFPFLWAVLTSFRRAGDLFLPPLQFITAPSTLSNYTQVFANASFQRGLIFSLIVAVASVLISLLFGSFAAYALGRFRFRGKAMILYIILAVSVFPQIAVLGGLFTLVQATGLFNNPVALIFSYLIFTIPFTVWVLTSFVRDIPGELEEAALVDGASPLQTLFRVLFPVMMPALVTTGLLAFINAWNEYLFALTFTSSNRTVPVVIANYSGASQYDQPWGPIMAASIVVTVPLIILVLVFQRNIVSGLTAGAVKG, from the coding sequence ATGAACCTGCAAAAGACGAATCCGGCCCTTTATTACATCCAGCGGGTCCTCTTTTACCTGCTCGTGCTGGTGATCGCCGTCTACCTGCTGTTCCCCTTCCTGTGGGCGGTCCTCACCAGCTTCCGCCGCGCCGGGGACCTCTTCCTGCCGCCGCTGCAATTCATCACGGCGCCCTCGACCCTCAGCAACTACACGCAGGTCTTCGCCAACGCCAGTTTTCAGCGTGGGCTGATCTTCAGCCTGATCGTCGCCGTAGCGTCGGTGCTGATCAGCCTGCTGTTCGGCTCGTTCGCGGCCTACGCCCTGGGCCGTTTCCGCTTCCGGGGCAAGGCGATGATCCTGTACATCATCCTCGCCGTCAGCGTGTTCCCGCAGATCGCCGTGCTGGGCGGCCTGTTCACGCTGGTGCAGGCGACGGGCCTCTTCAACAACCCCGTCGCCCTGATCTTCAGCTACCTGATCTTCACGATCCCCTTCACGGTCTGGGTGCTGACCTCCTTTGTACGCGACATCCCCGGCGAGCTGGAGGAGGCCGCGCTGGTGGACGGCGCCTCGCCCCTCCAGACCCTTTTCCGGGTCCTCTTCCCGGTGATGATGCCCGCGCTGGTGACCACCGGCCTGCTCGCCTTCATCAACGCCTGGAACGAGTACCTGTTCGCGCTGACCTTTACGAGCAGCAACCGCACGGTGCCCGTCGTGATCGCCAACTACTCCGGCGCCTCCCAGTACGACCAGCCGTGGGGTCCGATCATGGCTGCCAGCATCGTGGTCACGGTGCCGCTGATCATCCTGGTGCTGGTCTTCCAGCGCAACATCGTCTCCGGCCTGACGGCGGGGGCGGTCAAGGGCTGA
- a CDS encoding ABC transporter substrate-binding protein, which translates to MRRLLPLSLLLVASAGAAPVRIEFWHAMNQGTVAGYARDFNRSQSTYEVVPVAGGNYRELNDKLGAALKAGKAPALAQVEFTRFARLVADGQLTDLSRLADALPDSLTRDIYAPAWRAGEVNGKRYGLPWNISVPVLMYNAGTFRRSGVTPPQTWAEVEATSRQLATGGRRPLVATADAWTFEANVTSRGGSLVVNGRPNLNGPEAVEALTQLARMSAAGLAQPRKLSEATRAAFDFARGQNVMVAASVANWTDARRLPFFQLGIAPFPCEKAGGACTLPLGGAHLVVPKGTNAQEQAGALAFWQFLMEPARLAEWVKATAYAPTRRSVTPLLSDWYAKNLQIRAAHAQLDHAVPRPAAPAFEEWTLYLEDAISQATTGKLSAKVALDEAQRRAAGR; encoded by the coding sequence ATGCGCCGCCTCCTGCCCCTGTCCCTGCTGCTCGTGGCCTCTGCCGGGGCCGCCCCCGTCAGAATCGAGTTCTGGCACGCGATGAATCAGGGCACGGTCGCCGGGTACGCCCGGGACTTCAACCGCTCGCAGTCCACTTACGAGGTCGTGCCCGTCGCGGGCGGCAACTACCGCGAGCTGAACGACAAGCTGGGGGCGGCGCTGAAGGCGGGAAAGGCCCCGGCGCTCGCCCAGGTGGAGTTCACCCGCTTCGCCCGGCTGGTGGCCGACGGGCAGCTCACCGACCTCTCGCGCCTGGCGGACGCCCTCCCGGACAGCCTGACCCGCGACATCTACGCCCCGGCCTGGCGCGCGGGCGAGGTGAACGGCAAACGCTACGGCCTGCCCTGGAACATCAGCGTGCCCGTCCTGATGTACAACGCGGGGACGTTTCGCCGGTCGGGCGTGACGCCTCCCCAAACCTGGGCCGAGGTCGAGGCGACGAGCCGCCAGCTCGCCACGGGGGGCAGACGGCCCCTCGTCGCCACCGCCGACGCCTGGACCTTCGAGGCGAATGTGACCTCGCGCGGGGGCAGCCTGGTGGTGAACGGCAGGCCCAACCTCAACGGCCCGGAGGCGGTGGAGGCCCTCACCCAGCTCGCGCGCATGAGCGCCGCTGGCCTGGCGCAGCCCCGCAAGCTTTCGGAGGCGACCCGCGCCGCCTTCGACTTCGCCCGCGGGCAGAACGTGATGGTGGCGGCCAGCGTCGCCAACTGGACGGACGCCCGCAGGCTGCCCTTCTTCCAGCTCGGCATCGCGCCCTTCCCCTGCGAGAAGGCGGGGGGGGCGTGCACCCTGCCGCTGGGCGGCGCCCACCTCGTCGTGCCCAAGGGGACCAACGCCCAGGAACAGGCCGGGGCGCTCGCCTTCTGGCAGTTCCTGATGGAGCCGGCCCGCCTCGCCGAGTGGGTCAAGGCCACCGCTTACGCCCCCACCCGCCGCAGCGTGACGCCGCTGCTGAGCGACTGGTACGCCAAGAACCTGCAGATCAGGGCCGCCCACGCCCAGCTTGACCACGCGGTGCCGCGCCCCGCCGCCCCCGCCTTCGAGGAGTGGACCCTGTACCTGGAGGACGCCATCAGCCAGGCCACCACCGGGAAGCTCAGCGCCAAGGTCGCGTTGGACGAGGCGCAGCGGAGGGCGGCGGGGCGATAG
- the truD gene encoding tRNA pseudouridine(13) synthase TruD translates to MVGLIVSLVFEWSALAALTDTPGTGGRLRAGPEDFRVEEVPAYGLSGEGEHLFVLLEKTGHTTAHVLRELGAQLGVRDRDVGVAGLKDRHAVTTQWISLPGKFEERLPAFQLEGVRILETRRHGNKLGLGHLRGNRFVVRVRDAAGKADQAAATLTLLTAKGVPNYFGPQRFGLHGLNAEEGLRVLRGESRLRDPRVRRFLTTSVQSLVFNRFLSLRLERGLFDRLLAGDMAKKHDTGGVFLVEDAEVETPRAQRGEVSATGTLFGKKTKPLTLDAGELERGALATFGLTPEVFASRRGDRRLTRIFPEGAQVQPEEDGYTVAFTLPKGSFATSVLRELMKTDVDAAEGPGEDGEEGE, encoded by the coding sequence ATGGTGGGCCTCATCGTGAGTCTGGTGTTCGAGTGGTCGGCGCTCGCCGCGCTGACGGATACGCCTGGAACGGGCGGCCGTCTGCGCGCGGGGCCGGAGGATTTCCGGGTGGAGGAAGTGCCCGCCTACGGGCTGTCGGGCGAGGGCGAGCATCTTTTCGTGCTCCTGGAAAAGACGGGGCACACCACCGCCCACGTGCTGCGGGAGCTGGGCGCGCAGCTCGGGGTGCGGGACCGGGACGTGGGAGTGGCGGGGCTCAAGGATCGCCACGCCGTCACGACCCAGTGGATCAGCCTGCCGGGAAAGTTCGAGGAGCGCCTGCCCGCCTTTCAGTTGGAGGGCGTGCGGATCCTGGAGACCCGGCGCCACGGCAACAAGCTGGGGCTGGGGCACCTGCGCGGCAACCGCTTTGTGGTGCGGGTGCGGGACGCGGCGGGAAAGGCGGACCAGGCGGCGGCGACACTCACCCTGCTCACTGCCAAGGGCGTGCCGAACTACTTCGGGCCGCAGCGCTTCGGGCTGCACGGGCTGAACGCCGAGGAGGGGCTGCGGGTCCTGCGCGGCGAGTCCCGGCTGCGCGACCCCCGGGTGCGCCGCTTCCTGACGACCTCGGTGCAGAGCCTCGTCTTCAACCGTTTTCTGAGCCTGCGGCTCGAGCGCGGCCTCTTCGACCGCCTGCTGGCGGGGGACATGGCGAAGAAGCACGACACGGGCGGCGTTTTCCTCGTCGAGGACGCCGAGGTGGAGACGCCCCGGGCGCAGCGGGGCGAGGTGAGCGCGACCGGAACCCTCTTCGGGAAGAAGACCAAGCCCCTCACCCTCGACGCGGGCGAGCTGGAGCGGGGGGCGCTGGCGACCTTCGGCCTGACGCCGGAGGTGTTCGCCTCCCGCCGGGGGGACCGCCGCCTCACCCGCATCTTTCCCGAGGGCGCCCAGGTCCAGCCCGAGGAGGACGGCTACACCGTGGCCTTTACCCTCCCGAAGGGCTCCTTCGCCACGAGCGTGCTGCGCGAGCTGATGAAGACGGACGTGGACGCGGCGGAGGGCCCGGGCGAGGACGGGGAGGAAGGCGAATGA
- a CDS encoding DUF3293 domain-containing protein has translation MRAAFLDTTYGPAGERVRLAGERSPAPTWARGEWAIVTAWNPGGRRVPEEANVWAAKALLTRVRAAGLSPLPAHNGEGEWREEALLVPGARLRQAAAWGADFGQAAVLWGTGRRAALVWLDGQRIVGVERRWVRRVEPVSPTLRP, from the coding sequence TTGCGCGCCGCCTTCCTGGACACGACCTACGGCCCGGCGGGAGAGCGTGTCCGGCTGGCCGGGGAAAGGAGTCCTGCTCCCACCTGGGCGCGGGGAGAGTGGGCCATCGTCACCGCCTGGAATCCGGGAGGGCGGCGGGTGCCGGAGGAGGCGAATGTCTGGGCCGCCAAGGCCCTGCTCACCCGGGTCCGGGCCGCCGGACTCTCCCCCCTCCCCGCCCACAACGGCGAGGGCGAGTGGCGGGAGGAGGCGCTGCTCGTGCCCGGGGCGCGGTTGAGGCAGGCGGCGGCCTGGGGTGCCGACTTCGGGCAGGCGGCGGTGCTGTGGGGCACGGGACGGCGGGCCGCCCTGGTCTGGCTGGACGGGCAGAGGATCGTGGGCGTGGAGCGGCGCTGGGTGCGGCGGGTGGAGCCCGTCTCCCCCACACTCCGGCCCTGA